The Changchengzhania lutea genomic sequence CAATCTGTTCGATATTACTGTTTGGTAAATGATGACCTAAATCTACTAACGAAAATGCTTTATCGCCACATGCGTTAGCTAACATAAAGGATGTTCCCCAATCTTGAATAACCGTACTGTAAAAATTAGGCTCATAAGGTTTGTATTCTATAAGCATCTTCCAATCTGTCGGTAATCCTTTATAGATGGATTTTAAACTGTCCTCGGTATTTTGTAAAGCTGCCTGAAAATTGTTTTGTCCTGGAAAACAAGAACCATCGGCTAACCAAACGGTTAAGCTTTTAGAACCCAATTTGTTTCCAATATTGATAACATCTAAATTATGCGCAATGGCCTGTTCCCTAACTGCTTGACTGGTGTTACTTAAAGAGCCATACTTATAACTTTCCTTAGCTTTTTTTTGATCTTGAAACGTGTTGGAATTTACCGAATCGAAGGTTATATTCAATCCATTGGCCTGCTCTTTAATAGCGTTATAATCATTTGGAATATCCCAAGGTATGTGAAGTGATACCGCGCCAGCAGTTTGGGTAAGGGCATGTAAGATTCCAACATCTTCCATTTTTTGCTCTAAATTTGAAGGTTCGCCATAAAATGAAAAACGTCCAAAACGGGTACCGCCTGCACCTAAGGCCCAGCTTGGAATAGCTACTTGAAATTCAGATAATTTAGATACAATATTTGAAACATCGTGACTATTTTTTGTTAATCTGTTTGCTAAAAAATCAAAATGTTCATTATGATTATTTAGTTTTTTTTCATTTGAATCTTGAATATGATTTTTTTTGATTTCCATATATTTTTACTTCTTTTTAAGAGAAAAGAAACTCCCATAAACCTAAACTAAATGTTTATGGAAGTGTTCTTTAAAAACAACTCTACTCTACTAACTCAAAACTCTTTCTTTAAAATTATCTTACAAATGCATTAGCCATACCGCCATCCACATTAATAATATTACCAGTGGTTTTATCTAAAACGCCTACTAAGGCGAAAACGCCATTTGCGATATCTGCAGGATATATGATTTCGTTCAATAAATTTCTTTTGGCATAATGTGCAGGCAATTCTTCAACGGTAATGCCATAAGCTTTAGCTCTACCAGCAGCCCAATCACCTTCCCAGATTTTACTACCAACAATAACCCCATCAGGATTTACCGTATTGACGCGTATT encodes the following:
- a CDS encoding sugar isomerase, which translates into the protein MEIKKNHIQDSNEKKLNNHNEHFDFLANRLTKNSHDVSNIVSKLSEFQVAIPSWALGAGGTRFGRFSFYGEPSNLEQKMEDVGILHALTQTAGAVSLHIPWDIPNDYNAIKEQANGLNITFDSVNSNTFQDQKKAKESYKYGSLSNTSQAVREQAIAHNLDVINIGNKLGSKSLTVWLADGSCFPGQNNFQAALQNTEDSLKSIYKGLPTDWKMLIEYKPYEPNFYSTVIQDWGTSFMLANACGDKAFSLVDLGHHLPNSNIEQIVSILMLKGKLGGFHFNDSKYGDDDLTVGSIKPYALFLIFNELVYGMENNPQNPDLAWMIDASHNVKDPLEDLLQSLEAIQEAYAKALLIDQQELKAAQLNNDVVKCQEILQGAYRTDVRPLLEKARLNSGGALRPIDSYRTLGIRKALIKERGENTVATGL